A genomic region of Haemorhous mexicanus isolate bHaeMex1 chromosome 14, bHaeMex1.pri, whole genome shotgun sequence contains the following coding sequences:
- the GPR50 gene encoding melatonin-related receptor isoform X4: MTIFLLEANSTFCFCFAVSISFGRLNRVLDYGNIFVVSLSVADLVVAVYPYPLILSAIFHNGWTMGNVHCQISGFLMGLSVIGSIFNITAIAINRYCYICHSLRYDKLFNLKNTCCYLCLTWTLTVVAIVPNFFVGSLQYDPRIYSCTFAQTVSTSYTITVVVVHFIVPLSVVTFCYLRIWILVIQVKHRVRQDCKQKLRAADIRNFLTMFVVFVLFAVCWGPLNFIGLAVSINPSKVQPHIPEWLFVLSYFMAYFNSCLNAVIYGLLNQNFRKEYKRILLTLWTPRLLFIDVSKGGTEGMKSKHSPAITTNNNHAEIHL, translated from the coding sequence GCAACATCTTTGTTGTCAGCTTGTCCGTTGCAGACCTCGTGGTTGCAGTTTATCCGTACCCTCTGATCTTAAGTGCCATCTTCCACAATGGATGGACCATGGGAAACGTCCACTGCCAGATAAGTGGGTTCCTGATGGGCTTGAGTGTCATCGGGTCCATTTTCAACATCACAGCGATCGCGATCAACCGCTACTGCTACATCTGCCACAGCCTTCGGTACGACAAGCTCTTCAACCTGAAGAACACCTGCTGCTATCTCTGCCTCACCTGGACACTCACGGTGGTGGCAATTGTGCCAAACTTCTTCGTTGGCTCCTTGCAGTATGACCCCCGGATTTACTCCTGCACCTTTGCCCAGACGGTGAGCACATCGTACACCATCACGGTGGTGGTGGTTCACTTCATCGTCCCGCTCTCCGTCGTGACGTTCTGCTACCTACGGATCTGGATTTTGGTGATTCAAGTCAAACACCGGGTGAGACAAGACTGCAAGCAGAAACTCAGGGCGGCTGACATCCGAAACTTCTTGACtatgtttgtggtttttgtcctttttgctgtgtgctggggacCATTAAACTTTATTGGCCTTGCTGTTTCAATTAATCCTTCAAAAGTGCAGCCACACATTCCCGAATGGCTTTTTGTCCTGAGCTATTTTATGGCCTATTTTAACAGCTGCCTCAATGCTGTGATCTATGGGCTTCTTAACCAGAATTTTCGGAAGGAATACAAAAGGATATTGCTGACACTGTGGACTCCCCGGCTGCTGTTCATTGATGTGTCCAAGGGCGGGACAGAAGGGATGAAAAGCAAGCATTCTCCAGCCATAACAACCAACAACAACCACGCTGAAATACACCTATGA